One segment of Anaerolineales bacterium DNA contains the following:
- a CDS encoding CPBP family intramembrane metalloprotease translates to MESASEPTQPKYQWRTLILFGLLAIPAALAVLPYSIAIGGSELTAPVPEGSTLAPEAMQTIVLAVMAAFTLGQALLINVPLTALGLLFAKWTGLDAPYIRALLYRLPGPGRFGRALLIGLATGAAAGGLLLVLSQFIFGPVMEQSIAAAGVTLPDIRWSWWEGLLASAGAGFNEEVLLRLFLLNGLAWLGGALFGKKSGRPAAAVLWAANVLSTLVFGALHIPNLMLIGVPVDAATVLSTLAMNGMIGLLFGWLYWRYGLESAIASHFAADVVLKVILVFFL, encoded by the coding sequence ATGGAATCTGCTAGTGAACCGACGCAACCGAAATACCAATGGCGGACTCTGATCCTGTTCGGCCTGCTGGCCATCCCGGCCGCGCTGGCGGTCCTGCCCTACTCGATCGCGATCGGCGGATCGGAACTGACCGCCCCGGTTCCGGAGGGATCAACCCTCGCCCCGGAGGCGATGCAAACCATCGTCCTGGCGGTGATGGCCGCCTTCACGCTGGGCCAGGCTCTGCTGATTAACGTCCCGCTGACGGCGCTGGGGCTGCTCTTCGCCAAATGGACCGGACTGGATGCTCCCTACATACGCGCGCTGCTGTACCGGCTGCCCGGCCCCGGCCGCTTCGGGCGCGCCCTGCTGATCGGCCTCGCAACCGGCGCGGCCGCGGGCGGTTTGTTGTTGGTGTTGAGCCAATTTATCTTCGGTCCGGTGATGGAACAAAGCATCGCCGCGGCGGGGGTCACGCTCCCGGACATCCGCTGGTCGTGGTGGGAAGGACTTCTGGCCTCGGCCGGCGCGGGTTTCAACGAGGAGGTCCTGCTGCGGCTGTTCCTGCTCAACGGACTGGCCTGGCTGGGCGGGGCGCTGTTTGGAAAAAAGAGCGGCCGCCCGGCGGCGGCGGTGCTGTGGGCGGCCAACGTCCTCAGCACGCTGGTCTTCGGCGCGCTCCACATTCCCAACCTGATGCTAATCGGCGTGCCGGTGGATGCGGCGACCGTCCTGTCCACGCTGGCGATGAACGGGATGATCGGACTGCTGTTCGGCTGGCTGTACTGGCGCTACGGGCTGGAAAGCGCGATCGCTTCGCACTTTGCGGCGGACGTCGTGCTGAAGGTGATCCTGGTGTTTTTTCTCTAG
- a CDS encoding transcriptional regulator: protein MEQPYKALADLDRLIHDPARLSILTILQKAAYADFLFLQRVTGLTPGNLSGHLTKLEEGGMVRVEKQFVGKKPRTVVRLTGKGREAIDRHWRNLETLHKRAQDWQPEDTDPGAEKD from the coding sequence ATGGAACAACCGTATAAGGCGCTGGCCGACCTGGACCGGCTGATACACGACCCGGCCCGGCTGTCGATCCTCACCATCCTGCAAAAAGCCGCCTACGCCGATTTCCTCTTCCTGCAACGGGTGACCGGGCTGACGCCGGGCAACCTTTCGGGCCATCTGACGAAACTGGAGGAAGGGGGAATGGTGCGGGTGGAGAAGCAGTTCGTCGGCAAGAAACCGCGGACGGTCGTGCGGCTGACCGGCAAGGGGCGCGAGGCGATCGACCGGCACTGGCGGAACCTGGAGACGCTGCATAAGCGGGCGCAAGATTGGCAGCCGGAGGATACCGATCCGGGAGCGGAAAAAGATTAA